From the genome of Streptomyces sp. NBC_01260, one region includes:
- a CDS encoding ABC transporter ATP-binding protein encodes MTESIDAAGNGGESGTAVAERPMVRIEDLHRSYGSGAAAVHALRGVSFEVPRGELVALKGRSGSGKTTLLNLVGGLDSPDSGRIIVDGTDLSALGENGLLELRRDRIGFIFQSFGLIPILTAAENVGVPMRLRKADPREREERVSLLLSLVGLADHAAQRPGELSGGQQQRVAIARALANRPALLIADEPTGQLDAETGLAVMQLMRAVVHSEGVTALVATHDAQLLGLADRVLELSDGHIVEHV; translated from the coding sequence ATGACCGAGAGCATCGACGCGGCGGGCAACGGCGGGGAGAGCGGCACGGCAGTCGCCGAGAGGCCCATGGTCCGGATCGAGGACCTGCACCGCTCCTACGGCTCCGGCGCCGCGGCCGTGCACGCGCTGCGCGGAGTGTCCTTCGAGGTACCGCGCGGTGAGCTCGTCGCACTCAAGGGGCGCTCCGGCTCCGGCAAGACCACCCTGCTGAACCTCGTCGGTGGGCTCGACAGCCCCGACAGCGGCCGGATCATCGTGGACGGCACCGACCTCTCCGCGCTCGGCGAGAACGGACTGCTGGAACTGCGCCGCGACCGGATCGGCTTCATCTTCCAGTCGTTCGGCCTGATCCCGATCCTGACCGCGGCGGAGAACGTCGGCGTGCCCATGCGGCTGCGCAAGGCCGACCCGCGCGAGCGCGAGGAGCGGGTGTCGCTGCTGCTCTCCCTGGTCGGCCTCGCCGACCACGCGGCCCAGCGGCCCGGCGAGCTCTCCGGCGGCCAGCAGCAGCGGGTGGCGATCGCCCGCGCGCTGGCCAACCGGCCCGCGCTGCTGATCGCCGACGAGCCGACCGGACAGCTCGACGCGGAGACCGGCCTCGCGGTGATGCAACTGATGCGCGCGGTCGTGCACAGCGAGGGCGTCACCGCGCTCGTCGCCACACACGACGCCCAGCTGCTCGGCCTCGCCGACCGGGTCCTGGAACTCAGTGACGGGCACATCGTCGAGCACGTGTAG